In Nocardia yunnanensis, one DNA window encodes the following:
- a CDS encoding NAD(P)-dependent alcohol dehydrogenase, with the protein MSTAAAYAVSAPDGTFEKIAIERRDLGPHDVLIDVKYAGICHSDIHTARNEWHGTAYPCVPGHEIAGIVSAVGSEVTRHRVGDRVGVGCMVDSCGECESCLAGEQQYCTRGVTWTYNTPVPAEQQAGGYTLGGYSTQVVVTEGFVLSIPDGIGLDVAAPLLCAGITLFSPLRHWNAGPGKKVAIIGMGGLGHVGVKLAAAMGAEVTVLSHSLSKQEDGLRFGAAHYYATGDRATFKQLRGSFDLIINTVSADLPIEDYVKLLKLDGSLVLLGLPEKPATVRASTLAGMRRSLSGSMIGGIPQTQEMLDFCAAHGIGAEIEVISADRIDEAYDRAVASDVRYRFVIDTATM; encoded by the coding sequence ATGAGCACCGCTGCCGCCTATGCCGTGTCCGCCCCGGACGGGACCTTCGAGAAGATCGCCATCGAACGCCGCGACCTCGGACCCCACGATGTGCTGATCGACGTGAAATACGCGGGCATCTGCCATTCCGACATCCACACCGCCCGCAACGAATGGCACGGCACCGCCTACCCGTGCGTGCCCGGCCATGAGATCGCCGGCATCGTCTCCGCCGTCGGCTCCGAGGTGACCCGGCACCGGGTCGGCGACCGGGTCGGAGTGGGCTGCATGGTCGATTCCTGCGGGGAATGCGAATCCTGCCTGGCCGGGGAGCAGCAGTACTGCACCAGGGGCGTGACCTGGACCTACAACACCCCGGTACCCGCCGAGCAGCAGGCCGGCGGCTACACCCTCGGCGGCTACTCCACGCAGGTCGTGGTGACCGAGGGTTTCGTGCTCTCGATTCCGGACGGTATCGGGCTGGATGTGGCCGCGCCGCTGCTGTGCGCGGGCATCACCCTGTTCTCGCCGCTGCGGCACTGGAACGCCGGGCCCGGCAAGAAGGTCGCCATCATCGGCATGGGCGGGCTCGGGCACGTGGGCGTGAAGCTCGCGGCCGCCATGGGCGCGGAGGTGACCGTGCTGAGCCACTCGCTGTCCAAGCAGGAGGACGGGCTGCGGTTCGGGGCGGCGCACTACTACGCCACCGGCGACCGCGCCACCTTCAAACAGCTGCGCGGCTCCTTCGACCTGATCATCAACACCGTGTCGGCGGATCTGCCGATCGAGGACTACGTCAAGCTGTTGAAGCTGGACGGCAGTCTGGTGCTGCTCGGCCTGCCCGAAAAGCCCGCCACCGTACGGGCTTCCACGCTGGCGGGCATGCGGCGGTCGCTGAGCGGCTCCATGATCGGCGGCATTCCGCAGACCCAGGAGATGCTCGACTTCTGCGCGGCGCACGGCATCGGCGCGGAGATCGAGGTGATCTCCGCCGATCGCATCGACGAGGCGTACGACCGCGCGGTGGCGTCGGATGTGCGCTACCGCTTCGTCATCGACACCGCGACCATGTAG